The genomic segment tcgcataaaattgcataaatatcccgcatattccatcgcattttttaagaaaacgtgccgcataatcaaggattttttcccgcaacaatcacaaaaaaactcattttgaCATTGATATTCTAAACATTAGTCACACACTTAGTCTACTGCTGAGACTtacagtgctcatattatgcttttcccctttactttattgtgttatatatttttttgtgtgcatgttataggtttacaaagtgaaaaagcccaaagtcccccccaaagggacttaccatctccaacagaaaacactgttcacaaactgctccaaacagctctactgtagtccagcctttacttcagagacaaacgtggtcactttgtaacacgtgttataatgctcgcctagctgctagcgtggcactccctcatactctgtttctgactggctagtagtccttacctagctactgtgcatgtgcgactcccaacaaagatggaacagaagtgagaggcctcactctgtagctaaaacagagagctcaacacacagggtgaaaagaggagctgcagcaatgtgcagtacaacaaatatatgatgtgttttgaaaattaaaccatgtaaaacctattctgatataacctctaaatacaattatgaacctgaaaataagcataatatgagaacTTTAACAATAGTGTTGCAATGAGTAAATAAAGTACATATAAGTTTACATATGTATAGATGCAGCAAATAAAGGTCATTTCACATGGTCAAGTTTTGTCTGTTATGTCTATCTGCTAATAATTTATATTCCCTTGAAATATTCTATCGAAAACATCCTTTGGCAGCTAACTTATGAGTCACTtctttactgtatatttattattgcaatatctctACATCATCCTAATCTTTGATTTGCTAATTTTAACTATCATGTAATGCCTGAAATAAAGTTTAATTCAAACATAAACAGTGTGCCAGAGGATATCTTTGATATTTTGCAGCTCTGTAGAAAAATGTGCCAAGATCTTGTTTCACTAACACTGATTTCAACTGCTGTATTGATGCATTTAAAACGGATTACGagaattgaataaaaaacattgtttatATATGTGCCACGCCACCTCATCGTGTTTATTTATCTTGATtgttatattttactatttcaattttatattttactatttaaatgttattttctgtttgtctgtcatATTGACAGCTGCTAAACTGCGTTTCATTGTTGAAAACAATGACAACCAAAATCTATTCTATCCTAGAGAGCATCCCTCCCTAAAAACCACACAGCAGAACTAGCCGAGTGAAATTGAGATCTGTTGGTTTTATTAAGGAACTCTACAAAGACGGGACTGGGAGTTGGGAAACTTTTTTCCAGAAATATGTCAAAAAGGACACACAACTTACTCCAGTTTCTCAGGGAAACCCAACATCCAGTCTTCATCATCCCCTCTGACAAAACCCTGACATTCCATTATTtagcttttctctttttccttaATACTAATAAAGAATAAACCCTATTTTTTGGAAACATCTTTGTCTCCTCGTGtttaatttattatatatatatatatatatatatatatatatatatatatatattttgtatttctttatgtGACTGTCTCTTTATGTCTTGTATAACTTATGGTTTCTTGTATTGTCTCacgttaaaataaaatataaacaaaaaaaaaataaaaagccagaAAACAGCTGCAGGCATGTTCTTCCTGCATATACTTTTACTCTTTTCTTACAATTTAAAACCAAGCATTCAAATTCAATATCTATTGATGTGTGAGACAACTGTGTCATTTGACTCTTAGAAATGCTGGTGTAGTCACTAATGTCTGTATGACTGCATAACAAATCATACCCCTTCTACCCATTTCAATTTGCTCCCCCTTGGTTTAGTAGCCATTATATTTTCCCCGCTGTGGTCATACAAATTGCATTTGCTTATGATAAAATTAACTTAAAATGCTTTGCCTGAAATGTGACGAATGTAACTTTAAGCCTTAAGCCACTGAGCAATGTCGTGAAGAACAAAGGCAACGGTTTCTATTTCACCACATTTCAGAGTTTATTGTACAATCAAGTCAATTCACACAAAATGGTCCATTGCACTGGATCATTAAAATTGGCATCAACATGAAACCAATCACATTGTAAATATCACCCAGCGCGGTGATATCATTAGGGATTATTACAAACACCTTTACAGGGAGAAAAGGTGGATCGGGTTTAGTGTTGTTTGGCTCAGAAGACTCGGAGCCTTTAGTTGTAAGAAGATGACACTGGTCTTTAAAAAGAAGTTCTTCAAGTCGCCTCAAAATATGTACACATAAAAAATATtacattcaataaaaaaattgtattgaaaGATTAGTGCGGttggagagaaagacaggtgTGAGAAGTGACGGATGGTGTGGTCAGTTCACTGTTTTACAAACTGCTGAGGAAGGTGATGGTGAAATGCTATTTCAAAAAACAGTGCGTGTCCAGCACACACAAAACGtataaactcacacacacacacacgtgctccCTGAAGAGGAATGAGGATAAAAGGACTTTGGAGACCCTGATTGGCTGTATTGTTTTGTAAAAGTTAAACTTACTTGCACATGCACGCTCACAAAAGGTTTAGAACCATGGATACAGCTTCAGAGACGGACGGAGggttgaaaaacaaaagagaaaaaggcaAGTGACAGACGAGGCAGAAAGCTATTTTTGTATGCCTTCCAGCCAAAGTGACTGCCGCACTTTAAAATTCCCTTTCAACTATTTTTCCCTGCCAACTACACTTTTTAAACTGGACAAGAGCTccaaataattttttattatgtgCCACAGTGGCTGGTTGTGTGGACAAACTGACCTGTCGCAACACAAATGTTCATTCCCAGCCCCGTGACCACGTTACAGGGGAGGAGAGacagcgaggaggaggagggaccgCGAGGAGATGCTACGAgcacttccacacacacacggccagaCTCCCTCCAAAGAACATGTAGAGCAGGTTCTTCACCTCGTGCGTGACCTCAAAGCCGAAACCTTCGCCGATCACCACGTGCCACGAGCTGCCGAATTTCTTGTCCATGGACTCTTTGATCATCTTCGCTGCACTCTGGGGGAAAACagcgagagaaaaaaaaaaaattaggtagACAAATAAACATCAACCAATGAAGAATATTATCTTACAtcttacatttttaacaaaccAAATACTGAGACAATACATCTAgggctgcggaggagggtctggctagtccacacagtatttTGGAATGGGAgtaaaaacgtgctctggtttattggtatgtctttaaaccaatcacaattgtcataggcggcgctaagcgcctgacagagccccggtgccgctgggaaatagcctcgggaagaacttgttttggtggaacgtgtgtacgttcaaaagttgttttagtcatgcaaaagaaaactcagattggacagagtctaccctgcaaagatctgagaagcaggtaaccatagtcctcataaatccacagaagtttaaaattccaaaacaaagaaagtggaaggtaacaaacatccggctgaaaagaagGACATTGTGCAGAATTTCCCGGCAGAActggaacaatcccggaagtggaacgccacagatatagactttttttaacTATAGACACAGCATGGCAAATATCAATTTCTGACGGAGCTAccacaaagaagaaaaagacggaaagtagggctgggcgatatatcgatataaaaaatatattgatatatttttaaatgagatatggaattagaccatatcgcatatatcgatatagttcaaatgtgatccttgctcccatagatacacagatgtcgccttgaggttgtaaacatacgtcaaaaccgccgccatcttggaacaggggtccaaagcattcagatcaacgctaaagatgccggacttttgtactgcttaattatgttcgatagaggaaatgaaaagaacaaacagcaatgaataacatttaacaggtgacaatgtgttttatgattatgtatgccgcctttgaccagcaacctgagctccggcggcagcgggaggcggagagctccgtggccggccgcagcgtctcttcccccgggaaaaacacagctttgcctcgctgctgcgccggtccccgctgatccaaatcggaccagccaaagacagagtggtgatcggtaggatcttacacgtagtccaggacgacctgtatgtcgatatcggcggaaagttccactaagtttgccggcggcaggcggacggagagaagctacagcgggg from the Perca flavescens isolate YP-PL-M2 chromosome 2, PFLA_1.0, whole genome shotgun sequence genome contains:
- the LOC114571383 gene encoding dynein light chain 4, axonemal: MAGTGEGKKEEADYKRLHSFPLIRHTDMPEEMRVETMELCVTACEKFATNNESAAKMIKESMDKKFGSSWHVVIGEGFGFEVTHEVKNLLYMFFGGSLAVCVWKCS